The Meriones unguiculatus strain TT.TT164.6M chromosome 6, Bangor_MerUng_6.1, whole genome shotgun sequence genomic interval TGGGTTACTGGCTACTCACGGGGCACTGGACTTTAGATTCTTTTAATGAGATCCATTTGTGTTTGCATGCGCACGTGCTcgcgtgtgcttgtgtgtgctgcCCTGCAGCCCCGCCCATGAACACCCTTGCAAGCTCAGATATCAGAGCACGATGAGCAGGAGAACCGCCTCCATGATACGgcttctgggaacagaactcgggtcatcaggttTGGGGGCGAGTGCttttacctgccgagccatcttactgcccctccttctcccctttttgagacagggtctcatgtagtccaggttggccgtgttctcactatgtagctgaggatgacactGAACTGATCTTTGTGCATTCAAGTGCGGGGAGTATGTTAGCTCGCCTGTGTGACAGGGACTGAGTCCAGGACTGTGTGCAAACACAGAGGCACACATCccggagttttgttttttttttttttgcccttagAGGAGGCCTCACTGTGTTGCTCAGGCAGTCTCTGAACTCCTGCCTCagacccccaagtgctgggaccacacaGATGTCCCAACATGCTTGGCAAAGCGCTGAAattttctcgagacagggtttctctgtgtagccctggctgtcctgggactctctgtgtagccctggctgtcctgggactctctgGCCCCAAACTccggctgtctctgcctcccgagtgctgggaatccGTTTTGTGATTCTTGTCTGAATATGTATCGGCAtggcagtttttgtttttccctttcctcATTAGGCAGTTCTCTGCCAAGTCCCCAAAGACCACAGATTGAGAGGCGCCACCTTTGCTAGCTTTCCAAACGGTAGTCTAGTCCCAGAGCTGAGCTGCAGAGGTCCTCAGTCTGGCTCCACCTCCACAAACCAGCATCCTGGGCTCCCAGTGTGGGGAGTCTTTTTATCCTTCATTCCTATCTCCACTCCTGACAGCTCTGGCAAGGCTGGTCTCTGTCTTTCGAGGGAGCCAGTGTCCCAGCCTGTCTGACTACTCAATGCTTTGCCTGGTACTCAAAACTCTCACTCTGAGCTCAGCAGACCTTCTAATAGTTGTCTCTTAACCTTCCCATGCCCTacatccctttcctctttcctctcttgccCCCACCCCTAACCACTTTCCTTctactttctgagacagggttctaGGGttctatagcccaggttggcttcaaactcattatggagctaaggctgtctttgaactcctgatcctcctgcccccttcctgagtgctgggattacaggtatctGCTGCCACACACAACTCCACAACTTTcatttaaaaggttttatttactGTTTGGGCATCCTAGCTTCTGTGCGCACATCCACTTTACCTCCATGACCTAAGTCCTCAGCCCTGCCTGACAAGGCTGGGCCATGGTGTGAAAGAAACACAGCACAGGTGACAACCCACTGGATGAGTCAGGGTGGGAAGAAGCCCTAAAGGACACTGCAGGTGTAACCTCCCTGGGGCGGAAGCTCCAGATGCCTATTCCTAGAATCAGTGTTAATGCTGCGGTCTGGCACCTGGAGAATCAGCTCAGATGCTCAAAGCTCAGCCAGGACGTTAGAGGCTCAGGCTCCAAGGTCACACCTCAACCCGATCTCTAGCAGAACAGATTCCTGTCAGGAGACAGCCCTGATGCGAGAGGAAAGAGATGTGCTGCTgaaagagggtggaattgggggaAGCAGTGTGGTGGCCTCAAATGGGCAGAGGTTCTATGTGGAAGTTTGCCACAGAAACCCTCCTCATAGAACGCCTTCCTCATTCTCACACTGGAAGGAACTGTGTAGGAGTCTCTCCTGCATTCCTACTGACTACTGAAAGGCCCTGGGAGAGGTCTTACGAGGACACTCCCTGTCCCCGTATCTATGGTGTAAGGGTTCTGAGGTGACCACTGCTGACACTGACTAGGGACTTGGAGCCGAAAGTTCAGCCTTGGCCCCATCCATCCCTCCAGCCACAACATGGCTGGCCAAACCCAGGGGTAAGCACATTGAGTATCACCTCTGCATTCTAAGAGTCCAAACCCAGTGCACCTAGCAAACAGGAAACAGCGACAGGCCTTTAATACATGGGAGTTTACTTCCAGAAGTTAAAAACAGctcaatatacatacatatgtacagatCTCAGAGTGGTGGGCACCCCTGGGAAACAGCTATCCTCACCCCATAGAGTTGAGACGAAACTATGCTGGCTCAGTTCTCAAGACCCAGAAGTGCTGGCCGGCCTAATCCCACCCTTGCCTAAGAGCATCTTCCCACAGGATGTATGCTGGACAGATGCGACATGGAGAACACCTCAGTCAGAGTCACAGGCCTCTTGTCCAGTGGTGGCGTCCACTGCAGAGGCCAGGTTGTCTTCCTGGCCTTTTAGTCGTTCACCTGGATGAAGAGCAAACAAATGGTAAAGGACTGTGCTTAAGCCACCACCGTAAGGGCAGGACCCACTAGCCAGACCGAGCTTACGGATCAGCTCCGCGATGGCTCTCTGCGTCcgcttttctagcttttccagCTTCTTGGCCACATCTCTCTTGAGATCCCTGGAACAAGAAGTGAGGGGATTAAGCTAAGGGCTTTTGTGGTGTGGCCCTGGGATCTTCCTGCAGTGCTTTGGCATTTATGTCCTCAGCTGCCTGAGGAGCTGCTCTGGGGAGACCAAGATGCtgccttttctgttcttctggacCCCCAAGACCCGTCATCCTCCACGGTTCCACTGAGCTAACTAAATGTGCAGACCCAGCCAAGGTAGAAGACTGAGACACAACGGCGGATGGCTCCTTGGGATCCTCCCATTATGTCCCCTAAGTCAGCATCCGGGAGCAACTTGTCTTGGCCAACTGTCAGTCCTGCTCAGCCTCCAGCCACAGCCCCCTCCTGCCACTGCATCCCTCCCACTTCTGGGGCTTCCAGCCGTGCACATAAATTCAGCCCCTCTGATCTGCGGTTCCTACAACACACGCCTCATGCCTGTTTCACCAAATTAAAGCACTGTAGTAGGTGCTGTACCCACACAGATCCTCAGACACAAGGAAAGCAGCTCTGACTCTGGCCCAAGGCACAGAGAAGCCTACAGCCCTTCCCTCGCCCACTTTCGCAGCTCAGTCGGAGGCCCTTGGAGGCTTCCGGGCTTGAAGACAGCGGGTAGCCTACTTTACAGTCAGAACAGGGACATAAAGCCTTGTCTGCTTATCCGTCATTCTCTTCACTGTGGTACCCTGAGCACAAAGGGGTGTGCTGCTCAGATGGGGCCTCTGGAGCAGGTGAGTTTTCTCCCCTACAGAAGAGGCTTCAAGGGATACCTGCTTCTTCATCCCTCAGGCCCCTCTGCCATCATTCATGTCCCAGTGGGCCCTATTCCTGACTGTCTTGCACAGAGCTATGCCTGCACTGCTTGTCCCCTACCTGCAGATCCTTGGCTGACCTCCCAGCCTACGATCTGCACCAAGCGCTATCACTCCCCACCCCAAACAGCCTGCACCGACCTGCATGCATAACACTTACCAATCAGGTTTCCGGGGTGCCAGGTTGGCCAGGTCCTAGGGAGAGAGGAGACAATTCCTTAGGGCCAAGGCCCAGCCTCAGGGGGTAGGTGGCGAGACAGGGCACTGAGGTAGAAAAATGCAGACTGGCgaggaaggaagcagggtggGAATAGAGACTCTCGAGAAGGAAGTAACACAATCAGGGAGTGGGCCACCCAGGTACTCACCACTTCCTCAATGACAGGCTCCGGCTTGGCAGCCTCCAGCTGCTCTTTCACCTTCTCTTCCACTAGAGGGCACAAGAACAACACAGCCCTGTGAATAGGCCCTGCTACCCCACAGTGATCAGTTTAAGGGGcccagggaggaggagaaatCCCAAGCTTCttgctcctccctctctcctgggCCCCAACTCAGCTGGAAGAGCTTGATTTCTCAGGTTGAAGGCAGACCCCAGGGCCTGGAAAGGGACAGCagcaggctacagctggagtGGACAAAGCCCAGACCTCACACTGTGACATGGGAAGTGCCTGTGTACATGAAGTGTGGTATTAAAAGTAAAGGCCCCAAGAATTTCCTTTGGGTCCTGCTGGAGTCTGAGTGTCttatctccccttcccttccaccTCCTGCCCCATAAGCCACTAGGCCTCTGGGTGGCCCCTTCTGGGGACAGATTTTGAAACACTAACAACTGTGGGCTCTAGGCAGCCTTCAGCCCTGCCACCAGGGATGTGTCCTtctgcctttcctttctcttgtcAGACAGAAGTCCCGGGTGGCCTCCTGGTAGAGGCAAGGGGTCAGTTTCTCATTCCCCTCCTATCCTGTGGGGTGGCCTCACCTGACTCTGCTATTGCTCCACCACACTGAAAGTGGATTAGCAAGAAACAATTGCACAACTTCTGGATTTTTGATGAGGtatctattcattcattttttattttattttattttatttttttttttttgtacaatgaAAAGCtggtatcaaaaataaaaaagaaaactaagattcttggctaggcatggtggcacatgcttttaatcctagagcttgggaggcagaggcaggtggatctctgagctcaaggccagcctagtctacacagtgagctcctgggggaccctgtcttaaaaccaaACAAAGTGAGATTCTTCAGAACAAAGGGTTCTCGCCCTGCATCAAGGCAGTGGGAAAATCTGGTCTGGGCCCCTCTGGCCTTTGTGTTGCTGCTGGCTGTTCTCTTGAGTGTCTATGGTCAGCCCCTCTCTGGGGTCTTTTATTCTGCGCCTCCCCAGGGACACATGACTCACCACCTTGCCCTGCTGTATAAGGACCCCAGGTCACTTCTACTCCTAATGCCAAGAGGGCCTGTGGGTCCCTCCAGGACAGTGGGTGCAAAGGGCCTCCCTCCTGCCCCAGAGGCCCATCTCTGGCTTGGTATGGCAGCACTTCTCTGAGGATGACTGGAAGGGACATGGGGGAAAAGGGTGTTCATGTACCTGCAACTGGTTTGGCCTGGGGGACCCTCCTCTTCTTGAGGTCTTCATCCTCTGGAACATAGTTCCGAAGCCtgagtcccctggaagagcagagcaCAGGCACCTTTAAGTCTAGGAGTGGGTGGGGTGGGTGGCTCCTTGTCTGTCTACTACAACTTGCAAGTTTCAAGTTTCTTCCTATTTGTCTGCAGATGGCcaggggaagggaagcagaaaacTTAAGCCTCTCTCTCTACATGTTCCTCAGAGGCTGGGCCAGGATGACTGGGAACATTTACGAGTATATACTGGATCACCTCCATTTGACAGTTATGGGAACCGAGGCcattttcatgaggtcacatAGCAGCAACTGTACATCTGAAAGCAGGGCTAAGCTATAGCCCCTGCTGAACCACTCCTCAAGAGAAAGCCCTTCACACTAGCTCTCCAGGCCCAGCCAACCTGCTCTCCTCAGAGCTTTCATGCCTTAGACCAATGTGTCACATAGTCCATCACTTTCAGTGAAAGGGTCTGTGTGTACTGAGCCAAGGGTGTGTGGCTGACATGAAGACGGGctagagtgtatgtgtgtgtgcaaaggcAGGAGGTGGCTTCTGGGCCTGAGGCTGTAGTGGATGGAGACACGAGAGGCTGATCTGGTGCGTATATGATAAGAGTGGCCCACAGAGGCTATGGGGGACAGGCACAGCCATATGCCATGGTCCACTTCTGGGCTGGTGGGACCTACAAAGCTCAAACCCTGAAAGGTCTTTTATCTCAGTCTGCAGGCAGCCTCCCAGCCTGCAGCTCATCAAATCCCAATCATATACAGAGGACTGtccctgggaagagggaaccctGCAGCCCCACAGGGCAGCAGGATGAGAGCTCCTGGGGGGCCACCCGCTGGGCTTAGTGAAGGGAGACATGGACAGACCCCTAGGCCAAAGGGACACAGAGgaaaccgccccccccccccatttccccCTACTCTACTTTGGGTCCTTGGACTCTGGTTCTGGTCCCTCAAGTCCTAGGTTTTCAGGACTGTGAGAACTCTGCTTAAGCTAGGTAAGCATGCTGGTGGCCTCCCTGGCCCCCGGGAGGGCACGCCATTCCACAGGTGAGATGCATGATGCCTGTGGCCCCGCAACTAGCGGCCGTGCTGCGACCTTGGAGCTCCACCTGTGCTCTCCTCCCTGCTCACATACCAACATaccacctcctccctcctctaagGCTCCTGGGACTAAGCCTGGGGAGTGCCAGTACCCACACAGCCCATCTCACACTTTCAGGCCTACCCAGCCCCTGTTCCCTATGCCTGCTCAGGGCTAGGGTAAGCGACAGGTCATTGGGGCACAAAGTGAGAAACTAGAGCCTATCCGCTGCCACGGCTTTTGTTCACCACAGGCTGGGGAGAAAAGAGGAATAGAAACTGGGTGTGGGAAGAAAATGGCAGGgattagagggaaaaaaaaaaaagaaccacaccAAACCCCACAACCAGATCCAGGTTCCAGGGTTAATCAGAAGAGGGGGTCTGCAGCAACAAGGCTCACCCGCTGCCCCATGTCTTCGGGAGGCCACCGGCATGAAGGGAGAGCCAGAAAGGTAGGAGGAAGCCAGGGCAGTAAGACAGCAACACCCCTATGACACTGTCCAGCACTCTTCATGGAGTAAGCCCTGGTCTAGCAATCAAGGACACAGAGGTCCTCGCTGGGAGAGGTCCCAGTGTGGGCCTTGGTCTCCACATCAATGAATATGGAGGCTGTGCTATGTGCCCATCTCTGTATCAAGCTAGGTTCAAGCTCTCACCTGACTCACTGAGGTCAAAGGAAGAGACCCCGAACCCCCAATAAAGCCTGAATTGAGGTCCTTGGGCAACTGCCAAAGGGCAGGAGTCTCTGGGAAAGAAGCACTGGGTTGTGCTTGGGACTTTTCTATGCTGGTCCAAAGATTTAATTCCCTTTCCACAAACAACTCAACAAACCCAAGCACAGACACAGTTTAAACATCCACTGATTGGCCCTGGAGAAATGCCAAGACCACAAGGATTGCAGGGGCTGCACGAAGAGATAAGAAGTGAGGAATGAGGGCCTGCCAGAAGTGTCTCCTTGAACATTTGTCTCTTGCTACGCAGTGTCTGAAAAGCTGAGCTTTCTGCAAGCtcacaggttggagagagaaaaatgtCATGGAGCCAAGGAGGAGCAGGACCAGGCTCCAGGCTTCCCACCGTGAGCCCATCCTCAGAACAGGGAGAACTTGCAAGCTGTCACTCTGCCACCAGGTGAGACGGGTCACCCTTCAGCGGGGGTGTAAGCAACCGGACACTCCAGTCTAAGAGGGAGGGTCAGAGAACCCCTATGTCAGATGTTGGTGAGAGAGACGTAAGTTCTCTccggagaaaaagaaagaacccaGAACTTCAGGTGAGCCCCAGGATTTCCGTGCACAACATCACGGTTCGTTGAAAACCAAGAACGCACTAGAATTATCAGAAATAAGCTTTAAATTTAGGTGTGGTGGTATGAGCTAAtattgagaagctgaggcaggaggatcagaagttcaaggtgggCTACATACGCACTCatagagtttgaagccaggctaGGATACATGAAATGCTGGTCCAAACAAGAAAAACCGTGAACCTCAAAGAAAGGTATATGTAGGCAAACCATTTCCAAATCACAAAACAAACTAAAGATACCCAGTCTTCAATGAAGAAACTGAAACTAACTGCTAATGTTTCCACTGACAGCATGGAAAACTAAGGCGACAAAGTGTGGGCATGAAGGGGCAGGACTGTGATCGCAccacttagaaggctgaggtAGGTAGACTGAGTTCTAGACAGTCCCagctatcttttttcttttctttctctcgctctttctttttaaagatttatttattatgtatacagtgttctgtctgcatatacacctgcatgccaaaagagggcaccagacctcattacagatggttgtgagccaccatgtggttgctgggaattgaactcaggacctttgaaagagcagccagtgctcctaacctctgagccaatcTCTCTAGgtacccagttttttgtttgtttgtttttgtttctgagacagggtttctctgtatagaaacccttggctgtcctagactcactttgtagacaaggctggctcgaactcacagagatccacttgcctctgcctcccaagttcaccaccggcctttttttttttttttaattttgaaataatttatttttattttatgtgcattagtgttttgcctccaCGTGTGTCTGagtgatggtgtcagatcccttggaactggagttacagacagttgtgagttaccatgtgggtgctgggaattgaacccaggtctattcgaagagcagtcagtgctcttaaccactgagccagtctCTTTACCACTACTTTTTACTCACTGTTTTTAGGACATCTGTTAAGAATGTATGATGTCTTCCCTATGAAAGACACTAAAAGAAAGGGTGAAAAGAGAGCTTACTAACAAGGTAACGGAAAAAGGAAATGgttacttataaaaaaaaaaaggaatggttacttattaaaaaaaatctaaaagactGTGATtggagtggaaaaaaaaagtggggggggaCAAGAGGCAAATGTCAGGCTCTCAGGAGCAGGCCCAGGGTGCTTCCTAGGCCTCTCCTTCACAGCTGAGCAGCCTTCATTCTGCGCTGGGTGCAGTGGGGCTAACAGTGCCAGCCCAGCCAGTAAGGCAAGGAAACACCTACACCTTCTTAGTGGGCCAGGAAATGCTGGTGTTGCCTGTACGCACAGCAGCCAGTTATTCTTCTGGAGTCATGGAAGCCAAATGCTGGTTCTACTCTCCACCCCTTAGAATAAGGTAGCTGCTGGGGCAGGAGAGTTTAGCGTCCTGGACTTCTAA includes:
- the Ccdc12 gene encoding coiled-coil domain-containing protein 12 isoform X3; this translates as MAAASAGVGRLEEEALRRKERLKALREKTGRKDREDGEPQTKQLREEEEEDGKHRGLRLRNYVPEDEDLKKRRVPQAKPVAVEEKVKEQLEAAKPEPVIEEVDLANLAPRKPDWDLKRDVAKKLEKLEKRTQRAIAELIRERLKGQEDNLASAVDATTGQEACDSD